One Methanohalophilus mahii DSM 5219 genomic window carries:
- a CDS encoding (R)-citramalate synthase has translation MVLFENVRFLDTTLRDGEQTPGVALTCEEKLWIARKLDEMGVHIIEAGSAITSEGERNAIRGITAEGLDSEICSYCRIMQRDVDYALECDVDSIHLVAPVSDLHINVKLKKDRQAVREMSTSVIEYAKDHGLIVEFSGEDASRADFDFLKSLYQDGIDAGADRLCYCDTVGMLVPEKTEKIFSELSSACSVPVSIHCHDDFGLSVANTIAALKAGAGEAHMTINGIGERAGNTSLEEVVMILEWLYDHRTGIKSQEIYKTSRLVSRLTGIPVAINKSLVGGNAFTHEAGIHVHGLLADTSTYEPLKPEVLGRERKIVLGKHAGKSSVTLALKELGLEVDDSQLREILARVKEIGDHGKHVTDSDLQTIADTVLNIYRESRVKLKDFTIVSGNQVMPTASVRITVDGEEVVEADIGDGPVDAVVKGIRKAVSGIGDIQLEEYHVDAITGGTDALVEVRVKLSKDGKIVSSRGARTDIITASVEAVINAINQLMN, from the coding sequence ATTGTATTATTCGAAAATGTACGCTTTCTGGATACTACTCTGAGAGACGGTGAACAGACACCCGGTGTAGCACTGACTTGCGAAGAAAAACTCTGGATCGCCCGTAAACTGGACGAAATGGGAGTACACATCATCGAAGCAGGCTCTGCCATCACCTCCGAAGGTGAGAGAAACGCTATAAGAGGCATTACTGCTGAAGGCCTTGATTCTGAAATATGTAGTTATTGCCGTATAATGCAGCGGGATGTAGACTACGCTCTGGAATGTGATGTGGATTCCATCCATCTAGTCGCACCTGTATCAGACCTGCATATCAATGTGAAATTGAAAAAGGACAGGCAAGCAGTCAGGGAAATGTCAACCAGTGTAATTGAATACGCAAAGGATCATGGTCTGATTGTTGAATTCAGTGGGGAAGATGCATCCAGAGCAGATTTTGATTTCCTGAAGAGCCTCTATCAGGACGGAATAGATGCCGGAGCCGACAGGTTATGCTACTGTGATACCGTGGGAATGCTGGTTCCCGAAAAAACAGAGAAGATTTTCAGCGAACTTTCCAGTGCATGCAGTGTACCGGTAAGCATTCACTGTCATGACGATTTCGGACTATCTGTGGCCAATACCATAGCTGCCCTGAAAGCCGGAGCAGGAGAAGCCCATATGACCATAAACGGGATTGGTGAAAGGGCCGGAAATACCTCGCTGGAAGAGGTTGTGATGATCCTGGAATGGCTTTATGATCACAGGACCGGTATAAAATCACAAGAAATTTATAAAACATCCAGACTGGTCAGCCGCTTGACCGGCATACCTGTGGCGATCAACAAATCGCTTGTTGGAGGTAATGCATTTACCCATGAAGCCGGTATCCATGTACACGGACTCCTGGCAGACACTTCGACCTATGAGCCCCTGAAACCTGAAGTGCTGGGCAGGGAAAGAAAGATAGTGCTGGGCAAACACGCCGGCAAAAGCTCAGTAACCCTGGCATTGAAAGAACTGGGACTGGAAGTAGACGATTCCCAGCTCAGGGAGATTCTCGCCCGGGTCAAGGAAATCGGTGACCATGGAAAACATGTCACAGATTCCGATTTGCAGACAATTGCCGATACTGTACTGAATATTTACAGGGAATCCCGGGTCAAACTCAAAGATTTCACTATCGTATCCGGTAATCAGGTAATGCCCACAGCCTCGGTAAGGATAACCGTGGATGGCGAGGAAGTCGTCGAGGCCGATATCGGGGATGGCCCCGTTGATGCAGTCGTAAAAGGAATCCGCAAGGCCGTATCGGGTATCGGTGATATCCAGCTGGAAGAGTATCACGTTGATGCGATTACCGGCGGTACTGATGCTCTGGTGGAAGTGCGTGTTAAACTTTCCAAGGACGGAAAAATTGTTTCCTCCAGGGGTGCCCGTACAGATATAATCACAGCATCCGTTGAGGCTGTGATAAATGCAATAAACCAGCTAATGAATTGA